Proteins encoded in a region of the Ziziphus jujuba cultivar Dongzao chromosome 3, ASM3175591v1 genome:
- the LOC107404106 gene encoding uncharacterized protein LOC107404106 → MDTFRIGSPSSHTNMNNSSNLSDEEFNVYLKVRKTMNLKVKRSQTVKDLKSQVHWRFGIPENLQEIFFNGDLLRNSHRIDDYGIQRDSVLHLVVDNFVGLKINVKMPSNPETIVVEAKPEETVRRIKMVIHLKELIEMDLYTLVYEGKLLDDDTTLESLNIKKEATFHVVFNPRDMISIWIKIPKRSDSIRIEAKTLFTINDVKTIVGSILGESLSDQHLIHEGKNLEDFKTLAFYDIKEGSEFLMLAPRIQLLIKTWSGKTITLNVEQSDTIEAVKKKIFQKLRMPPHFLGLVFSGKRLEDGRDLASYNIQQHSTLHAVYSPTTIQVKLSSIQNNMPINTTIRQLKSMIQNKLNTPVKEVLFGERPMRDDHNLGFYGILNTNNVTVGVISD, encoded by the exons ATGGATACATTCAGAATTGGGTCACCGTCTTCTCACACAAACATGAACAACTCCTCCAATTTATCTGATGAAGAG TTCAATGTTTACTTGAAGGTCAGGAAAACTATGAATTTGAAGGTGAAGAGGTCACAGACAGTAAAAGATCTAAAATCCCAGGTACATTGGAGGTTTGGAATTCCTGAAAATCTTCAGGAGATCTTTTTCAATGGTGATCTGCTCAGGAATAGCCACAGAATTGATGATTATGGTATTCAAAGAGACTCTGTTCTTCATCTTGTTGTTGACAATTTTGTTGGACTCAAAATCAATGTCAAAATGCCATCAAACCCTGAGACCATTGTCGTGGAAGCGAAACCTGAAGAAACTGTTCGACGAATCAAAATGGTTATCCATTTAAAGGAACTGATTGAGATGGATCTGTATACTCTTGTGTATGAAGGAAAATTGCTCGATGATGACACCACTCTTGAATCACTCAACATTAAGAAAGAAGCAACATTTCATGTTGTTTTCAATCCTAGAGATATGATTTCAATTTGGATCAAAATCCCGAAAAGATCAGATAGTATCAGAATCGAAGCAAAGACCCTCTTCACCATCAATGATGTGAAAACCATAGTTGGGAGCATTCTTGGTGAGTCACTGAGTGATCAGCATCTGATTCATGAAGGCAAAAATCTTGAAGATTTCAAGACCTTGGCTTTCTACGACATCAAAGAAGGATCTGAATTCTTGATGTTGGCTCCGAGAATCCAGTTGTTGATCAAGACTTGGAGTGGGAAGACAATAACTCTGAATGTGGAACAGTCTGACACAATTGAAGCTGTGAAGAAGAAGATTTTCCAGAAGCTGAGAATGCCTCCTCATTTTCTTGGCCTCGTGTTTTCAGGCAAAAGGCTCGAAGATGGTCGCGATTTGGCTAGTTACAACATCCAACAACACTCAACTCTTCATGCTGTTTACTCTCCAACAACAATCCAAGTGAAGTTGAGTAGTATACAGAATAATATGCCGATTAATACCACCATTCGCCAGCTGAAGAGCATGATCCAGAACAAGTTGAACACTCCGGTGAAGGAGGTACTCTTCGGAGAAAGGCCGATGCGCGATGATCATAACCTTGGATTTTATGGCATTCTTAATACTAATAATGTAACAGTTGGGGTAATATCTGATTAG
- the LOC107404114 gene encoding peroxisomal membrane protein PMP22 has product MSDIVNVVSKKYLEQLQLHPLRTKAITAAVLIGFNDTLAQKLSGVKKLQLRRLLLMMLYGFNYAGPFGHFLHKLMDKLFKGQTGKYTVAKKVVLEQLTASPWNNLLFMIYYGMVIEGRPWSFVKNKIRRDYPSVQLAAWRFWPIVSWVNYQYMPQQFRVLFQSLVASCWAIFLNLKAGSVAIKKS; this is encoded by the exons ATGTCTGATATTGTCAACGTGGTTTCTAAAAAATATCTTGAGCAACTTCAACTCCATCCTCTCAGAACCAAG GCAATTACTGCTGCGGTTCTAATTGGGTTTAATGATACACTAGCCCAGAAGCTCTCTGGGGTCAAGAAGCTTCAATTAAGAAGATTACTTCTTATGATG CTTTATGGATTTAACTATGCTGGACCATTTGGCCACTTCCTCCATAAGTTGATGGACAAACTATTCAAAGGGCAGACAGGGAAATATACTGTTGCTAAGAAG gtGGTGTTGGAACAATTAACTGCTTCTCCTTGGAATAACTTGCTTTTCATGATATACTATGGCATGGTGATTGAAG GAAGACCATGGAGTTTtgtcaagaataaaattcgtAGGGACTACCCTTCAGTTCAGTTGGCTGCATGGAGA TTTTGGCCAATAGTTAGTTGGGTGAATTACCAGTATATGCCTCAACAATTCCGCGTTCTGTTTCAAAGCCTTGTTGCCTCATGCTG GGCAATCTTTTTGAACCTGAAGGCAGGATCTGTAGCAATCAAGAAGTCGTAG
- the LOC107404110 gene encoding plastid-lipid-associated protein 6, chloroplastic: protein MATCLSLTYLPQFPNSVSHSFPFSSSSIRCLSSTKIHTVRNPKARTFHSLIRHRSSLRNTHHRKSFTLRSAVDDVSVIDPPPPPPPSSPPNPELVASLKLKLFSAVSGLNRGLAASEDDVRKAEAAAKEVEEVGGRVDLSTDLDQLQGRWKLIYSSAFSGKTLGGSRPGPPTGRLLPITLGQVFQRIDIVSKDFDNIVELELGTPWPLPQIEVTATLAHKFELIGLATIKISFEKTTVKTTGNLSQLPPLELPRLPDGLRPPSDTRSGEFEVTYIDSDTRITRGDRGELRVFVIS from the exons ATGGCGACTTGTCTAAGTCTGACCTATCTTCCTCAGTTTCCAAACTCAGTTTCTCACTCTTtcccattttcttcttcttcaatcagATGCCTTTCTTCAACCAAAATTCACACTGTCAGGAACCCAAAAGCTCGCACTTTCCACTCATTGATACGACACCGTTCGAGTTTGAGGAATACCCATCATAGGAAAAGCTTTACTTTGAGGTCTGCTGTGGATGATGTCTCTGTTATTGACCCTCCTCCGCCACCACCTCCTTCATCGCCTCCCAATCCTGAGCTTGTAGCCTCGTTGAAGCTCAAGCTATTT AGTGCTGTTTCCGGACTAAATAGAGGTCTTGCAGCAAGCGAAGATGATGTACGAAAGGCAGAGGCCGCTGCCAAGGAGGTTGAAGAAGTTGGAGGACGAGTTGATCTCTCAACTGATCTTGACCAACTGCAAGGAAGATGGAAACTGATATACAGCAGTGCATTTTCAGGTAAAACATTAGGTGGGAGCCGTCCTGGACCTCCCACTGGAAGGTTACTCCCTATAACTCTTGGCCAG GTATTTCAACGGATCGACATTGTAAGCAAGGATTTTGATAACATAGTGGAGCTTGAATTAGGTACTCCATGGCCACTTCCACAGATTGAAGTGACTGCTACCTTAGCCCACAAATTTGAACTCATAG GACTGGCAACTATTAAAATATCGTTCGAAAAAACCACTGTAAAGACTACTGGGAACTTATCACAACTTCCACCGCTAGAACTACCCCGACTCCCTGATGGATTAAGGCCTCCATCCGATACAAGAAGTGGTGAATTTGAAGTTACATATATTGACAGCGATACCCGCATCACAAGAGGAGATAGAGGAGAGCTAAGGGTTTTTGTGATTTCCTGA
- the LOC107404111 gene encoding kinesin-like protein KIN-10A yields MAPTPSSSSKSNQNHMTQIKTPQSKHRLQFHASKTCPSPNPHSTAKDPPTEHPVEVIARIRDYPDRKDQQQPISTLQIKPQKQSIRVRADFGYRDFTLDGVSLSEEEDLGGFYCKFVQSRMNRVKLGDKCTIMMYGPTGSGKSHTMFGCSKEPGIVYRSLKDILGDGEEEDDKNGEIGVGTFVQVSILEIYNEEIYDLLSNGGGGGFGLGWPKGNGSNSKVKLEVMGKKAKNASFISGHEAGKISKEIQKVEKRRIVKSTLCNDRSSRSHCMVILDVPTVGGRLMLVDMAGSENIDQAGQVGFEAKMQTAKINQGNIALKRVVESIANGDSHVPFRDSKLTMLLQDSFEDDKSKILMILCASPDPKEIHKTICTLEYGAKAKCIVRGPLTPTKDKIGAEDSSSAVILGSRLAAMDEFILKLQRENKLREKEKIEAHKELMKKEEEVSALRARLKLLEERGPGINEEEINVKVKERTQIVKCELERKLEECQRMANERILQQQQEVEMLRLRLEEIEFELRTGDGNNRESISKENDVCGIAKRLLGIYANEDPGMVKSMDLDMDDQSELKFVGGVIHQNDESGIQAVNQPNLNTLNTVLENGIFAPKFGDKVSLSTVFEEEEEEQNMEDEEEEKEVIEEKRILVDGSTPNTNIESLAYLKGEDDYYKGRSEDRLVDLDSSKRLKRIQNIFSLCGNHRELSHHIRKQSENIDPKSYPEMVTAGDDTILKPFSKEISEVQKFVPAAEDVKDLPAVTKGTQCQNLPLSPLPLRPLENILPATPNSCFLHKDGLSPKVSPNLGSTPFITVRKH; encoded by the exons ATGGCTCCGACACCGTCGTCTTCGTCGAAATCCAATCAAAACCACATGACCCAGATCAAAACCCCACAGTCCAAGCACCGACTTCAATTCCACGCATCAAAAACATGCCCATCTCCGAATCCCCACTCAACGGCCAAAGATCCCCCAACTGAGCACCCAGTCGAAGTAATCGCTCGAATCCGAGACTATCCAGATCGAAAAGACCAACAGCAACCCATCTCCACCCTCCAGATTAAACCTCAAAAACAGAGCATTCGGGTTCGTGCCGATTTCGGGTACCGGGATTTCACTCTAGATGGGGTTTCTTTATCAGAAGAAGAAGATCTTGGTGGGTTCTATTGTAAATTCGTTCAGTCGAGGATGAACAGGGTCAAACTGGGTGATAAATGCACCATTATGATGTACGGTCCGACGGGTTCGGGCAAGAGTCACACCATGTTTGGGTGCTCTAAGGAGCCGGGGATAGTATATAGGTCACTCAAGGATATTCTTGGGGAtggggaagaagaagacgatAAAAATGGAGAGATTGGGGTTGGGACTTTTGTTCAGGTGAGTATTTTAGAGATTTACAATGAAGAAATTTATGATCTGTTGAGCAATGGTGGTGGAGGAGGATTTGGTCTTGGTTGGCCGAAGGGCAACGGCTCAAATTCTAAG GTAAAGCTTGAAGTGATGGGAAAAAAGGCAAAGAATGCTTCATTTATATCTGGACATGAAGCTGGAAAGATTTCAAAGGAGATTCAGAAAGTGGAGAAGCGAAGAATAGTCAAAAGCACTCTTTGCAATGATAGAAGTTCCCGGAGCCATTGCATG GTTATCCTCGATGTCCCAACTGTAGGAGGACGTCTGATGCTTGTCGATATGGCTGGTTCTGAAAATATTGATCAAGCTGGTCAAGTTGGGTTTGAGGCGAAAATGCAG ACAGCAAAGATCAACCAAGGAAATATAGCGCTGAAGAGGGTGGTTGAATCAATTGCTAATGGTGATTCCCATGTACCCTTCAGAGACAGCAAACTTACTATGCTTCTGCAG GATTCTTTCGAGGATGACAAGTCAAAGATTCTGATGATTTTATGTgcaagccctgatcctaaggAAATACACAAGACGATTTGCACACTTGAATACGGAGCGAAAGCAAAGTGTATTGTTCGAGGTCCTCTCACACCAACTAAGGATAAAATCGGGGCTGAAGATTCTTCTTCTGCAGTTATTTTAGGATCAAGGCTTGCAGCCATGGATGAATTTATCCTTAAGCTGCAAAGGGAAAACAAGctcagagagaaagaaaaaattgaagcacaCAAGGAGCTaatgaagaaagaagaggagGTTTCTGCATTGAGGGCTAGGCTGAAGCTCTTGGAAGAAAGAGGTCCTGGGATAAATGAGGAAGAGATTAATGTGAAGGTCAAAGAAAGAACCCAGATTGTAAAATGCGAGTTGGAAAGGAAGCTGGAAGAATGCCAGAGAATGGCAAACGAGAGGATACTGCAGCAGCAACAGGAAGTCGAAATGCTAAGACTGCGGTTGGAAGAAATAGAATTTGAGCTACGCACAGGAGATGGAAACAACAGGGAAAGCATATCAAAGGAGAATGATGTATGTGGAATTGCAAAAAGGTTGTTAGGGATCTATGCCAATGAAGATCCAGGAATGGTGAAGTCCATGGATTTGGACATGGATGACCAAAGTGAGTTGAAATTTGTAGGTGGGGTCATTCATCAAAACGACGAGAGTGGCATCCAAGCTGTGAATCAGCCCAACCTCAACACTCTGAATACTGTACTGGAGAATGGCATTTTTGCACCAAAGTTTGGAGACAAAGTTTCTTTGAGTACTGTGtttgaggaggaagaagaagagcaaaatatggaagatgaagaagaagaaaaagaagtgaTAGAGGAAAAGAGGATATTGGTAGATGGATCTACCCCTAACACCAATATCGAATCTTTGGCATATTTAAAAGGAGAAGATGATTACTATAAAGGAAGATCAGAGGACAGGCTTGTGGATCTGGATTCTTCTAAACGTTTAAAAAGAATCCAGAATATCTTTTCACTTTGTGGGAACCACAGAGAGCTCTCCCATCATATCAGGAAGCAGTCAGAAAATATAGATCCGAAATCATATCCGGAGATGGTGACAGCTGGGGATGATACCATTTTGAAGCCGTTCAGCAAAGAAATCTCGGAGGTCCAGAAATTTGTTCCTGCAGCTGAG GATGTTAAGGACTTGCCAGCAGTGACAAAGGGAACACAATGCCAAAATCTTCCATTGAGTCCTCTCCCATTGAGGCCTCTGGAGAACATACTACCAGCTACACCAAATTCCTGCTTCTTGCACAAAGATGGTCTCTCACCTAAAGTATCACCAAACTTAGGTTCTACTCCGTTTATTACTGTTAGAAAACATTAA